The window TCGACTCCATCGCCTTTTGCTGTGGCTGTGGGTGTGGcacggcgacggtgacgctCCCGCCTGTTTCTTTGCCTCCCAAACTACCAGGGGGCGACGGCAAACACACAGGCGCGCGCGTATTGTGTTGCTCCACACAACAGTCGCTTTACATCTTGCCGGTGTttttgtgggtgtgtctccTGCGTGACGTGCTGagccctcccctcctcagAATAATGCCGCTGCATCGGCGAGCTGTACTGCTCCTGTACGCGACTgcgcggcgcactgctgcgccagtCGGCTCCTCCTCACTATCTGCAACTAGTAGGGCTGTGGACGAATCCTCTTCCCCATCCCCTCCGCCGTGGCGTCGAACCGTCTGTTCCACGTCCGTCACTGTGGATGGGCAcgcggctgccgcttctgccgcGGACGCTCCTGCCTCTGCGGCTCTTCAATCCAATTCGCACCACGCACCGCTGCAAGAGCCTCCGCGGCGGACTGTCCACAGCAAGGAAGGGTATAACGTCATTGGGTGTCTCCGCGCGTCTGGCCATGACGTGGTGTTGGGGCGTGTGCGAGTGTCCTTCACAGCGTACATACTCGGTGCCTCGGTTGGACTGCTCTATCTCGTGTACTACTTGACTACCTACACGTATGTGCTGACCACAAATCTGTCGCCACATCGCAActcgctcttcttccacTTCCCATGCGACATGGCGGTAATCGAAAATAGGCTGACGCACAGGAGATATACCATCGAGGTGGTGCCGGAGGCtgagccgccgcagcgcctgggCCATGGGGACCACGGAGAAGGGGGCACGGCCGGGCTTGCTTGCCCCAAGCCGGCAATTGTGGAGCGCCGGCTGCACATCAACTGGCTGCTGTACCGTGTGTTTCTCTACCTACAGAAGACGGAGTCTCTCGTCATGGTGGACACGCAGGCGGAGATGGCGCCGCACCGCTTCATAGGTGGCGCGAGCAGCGTCGGCAAGGCCTCTCGTGCATCGGTGGGGTTCCTCCTAGAGGACCAGCTTTTTCCCGACATCAACGATGACCGCGCAAACACAACGCCATCGCAgagacggtggtggcagtggtggagtAGAAGGGCAAGtgcctcagcagcgctgttACCGCGGCCTGTCTCCGGTTCCAGTGACTGCGCCACAACgccggcggcagtggcagcgacaCCGATGGCGCCTACGAAGATCTTACTCAAAAGTagtgtgcgcctgcgtgaCGCCACGAACGGGTACCAGAAGGGTCACCGATACACCTATGAGCAGTTCATCCACCACGCCGCACAGATGAAGATCCAGCAGCGCTACTATACCTATGTGCTGGCGAGGGGCATGGCAAAATACCGCGGCCTGCGGAAGGTTTATGCAGAGGAGCTCATTCGCAATGGTCTTCTCTCGGGCGACGGCGTGACACTGACGGAGCTGGTGCCGAATGCACAGCAGTTTGCTGATGAGATCTTTGCAGAGGCGAGTGCAAAATTTGGCGATGACGTTGTCGTTTACGAGTACACCGCCACACTGTACTAGTATGTTGGACTGGGATGGGGTGCTTGTTTCGACGAGACGAGCAGGTCTGCTAGCGGTTTCGGTGCTCACGCGCGCCCAGGCACATGGGCCTACAGGCGTGtgctggagaggaggaaatggAAAGCTGAAAGAAGCTGAATGTGACCATGGCTCACATGTGATGTGGCCGTTCctgctgatgctgcgcgctccccttctctctcttcccgcCCTGTCAGCGGCTCAGATTTTGGTTTCGATGCGTTAACACAGACAAGTGAACGGCGCGCCCATCGAATGAACAACCACGGTGGCAGAGGAGATGAACTCAATGAATGGCAAAGCAAAAGGCGTAACGTAGTACGCCAGTATACCAGTGGAAACATACGAGAGCACTTGTGTCGGATATCTTTGCTGCGCCCGGCTGCTCTAGTCACCTTCCCTCTCATAACTTCTCATGCGTCCTGcagcctccctctcttgggAAGAGAGTGGGCGCATACGTACGttggaagaggaggtgcacgTGTGATAGCCGCCCGAGCAGTttcgctcctctttttcgtttctccctctctgtcgtggccacgcacgcctcttctcccgctcGCGTTGCCGCCCACTTTGTCACTTGttcgtctctccctcctttccctctcgttTTCGTGCCTTCGGCCTCCATCACTGACCGCTCGAACGgtgcgtgtcggtgtgttCACCTCTGTGCGCGCGTTGTTGACTGGTCGACCTTcacgggtgcagcgcgcactTCCCTGTACGTATTGTGGGCAGCGTGCCTTTTGTGTGCTGGCGCCCATGTTCCACACGGCCTTTTTGGCGGCCTCGAAGAGGCACCTGCGGTTGCGGTGCTTTCAGTGTACTCGCCTCCTTCCATCAGAGCACTTCCCTAAGAGGAGCGGTCCGCTCAACACACTGGTCTGCGTGGGCTGCAAGGAGATGTGCTTCGGCTGTGGCTTGCGACAGccccgcagcagcttcaGTGACGCCGGGTCGAACATATGCGACCGGTGCTTGGCGAAGCAACACGTGGCGCAGGAAAATGTGTACTTCCGCTACCCGATACTCACCTACCGCGCCTGTCCGTTTagtgtggaggaggcacgcGGTGAGCTCTGCCAAGAGGCACAGCAGGAGAAGCCGCCGTTGCCGTGCATGCCTCGATAGGGTGAGTCGTTTTCAAGGCTGCCGTGATCGTAGGCActgctgtgcgtgcgcttgTACAGTCGtcgacccccccctcccctccccagaAGGAAATGTTCTTGTCGCGTGTCGATTTGATTCTTTGGCCGTCTTTACCGTTGATCCtccccgcagctgctcctcggtATCATGCGCGCTGGCGTGTGCCGGGAGGAGGTCGGCGGCGCTCTGTGTCGCCCTCTTTTGGATGGTCGGTGCTTCCGCCAGGGTTTTGATCCGGCACTTGCCACGGCAGGCGTGGCGAGGCAGCGATACGCCTGCGacagcacgtgcgcacagacacgcacgaGGGCTCTCTCCCGCAACAACGAGGGAGCGAACGGAGAGAAAGACATCGTTTTTTGTGGCTGTTGTCGTCTATTGGCCGGAGTGTGCGGCGTTGGCCTGCCTCTtgtcctcttcccttccccttaCAGACTcgtcctctctccaccccgtTGCTCTTTGCATGTTCTTACTCTCACTCTCTATGGTGGCAGCAACGCGTTGCTGAGCGCGCATTGCCGACATTGACATCGCTTTCTCCACTCGCAGCCGAACCTCCGTCTTTCTGACGTTTTCTACGAGCGTACCCCAACTCACATTACAACGCCTACCgctccacccacccccccctcccctctcagGCTGAAATGGCGCCAAAGCCGGCGAGTCCGAATCCGGTAAAGATTTTTTGCTTTGTACCGAACATCATCGGCTATTTCCGCATAGCGGCGTCCATCGCGGCCTACCTGGTGGCACGCGACTACCCGGCTCTATGCCTCCTGCTCTACACGGTCTCCTTTGTGTTAGACACGGTCGATGGCAAGGTGGCTCGCGCGTTGGATCAGTGCTCGCACTTAGGGTCCATACTGGACATGCTCACCGATCGCGCCTCGACGGCTGGTTTCCTGTTGGTGCTTGACGGCGTGCTGCAGCCCATGCCGTACCGCTACACATGCGCTCTTGCcatgcttctctttctggaCGTGGGGTCGCACTTCTGCCGGATGTACGCCTCCGTCTTTGCCTCAAAGGTCAGCCACAAGGACGTCTCGGACAGCATCTTctggctgctgcgcgtgtacTACTCGAAACGTCACGTGATGGGCGTCCTCTGTGTCGGGCAGGAGTTCGCATACATTTTTCTCTACGCCTGGGCGAGCTACGCGAGCATCACGGAGCTGGGGAGCGTTTTCTGGTGCGCCTTCGTGGTGTGTGCCGTGCCGTGTTTCCTGAAGCAGGTGGTCAATGTGCAACAGCTGGTGGATAGTCTCTACCACATTGCCTGCGTGGACGCTCAGGAGCGCTGCGCGCAAGGTAAACGCGCCTAAGTACTGCGTCAGCGATGCTGGTGCACACGCTCACCCCCTCTTTTTACCCCCTCGTTTCTCCGTTCAGAGAAATTGGACCGTTGCGTGAGCGGAGTACACGGATGGCGTGGCAGCGAGAGTTACCACGACtaccggcgctgctgctgctgctctcttgcGGAAATGGTGTGGGAATCCTGGTGTGCGTACATGTTGTACTGTGTCGCCGTAATGGGTTGTACTGGGGacggtggcgatggcgctgcggttGACCTAATGCGCGGCCGTGGTGCTGGTTTCATGAGGAGTGAAGACGAGCACAAAggtagagaggagggggacggAATCGAGGCGGGGCAGGGGAGTGAccgaagaggggggagaggaggggagaggcgacTATGGCGGTGATGCCAGGGGACTTGGTGTCTCCATTTTCCATGGTGGTCGTAGCGTGTTTCGTCCTCGCTGGTGAGAGTAATCGGATacagaaggggaaagggacgTTCCTCCCCCCACAGACACGCATACACTCGTTTCACAGCACTGTACCACTCACTCCCcattttcctttctctcttctcgatctgaagagggaagcagatggggagaggggcgagcCACGCGTAGGAGTGAGCGGAAACgacatgtgtgtgtgtgtggtgcatCTTCTGGCTTCTATTTTTCTCGCtattccctcccccctttcgcgCGCGCTTCCTtgatgtggtggtggtgcatggagagggaaggtggGTaagggaggggcggagggaggCGACGCTGTCTTGCACGTGCCtgcttcctccctctccacttcACCCTCACTTCACCGAGGCGTTTGGGCAAGCTGGTGTGTCTATTCAGGTGTGCGTGAATGTATGTTACGTCGCGGTTGCTGGGCTGAGGCAACGCGAGGATCGAAATAAATGACGGTAAATTCACTCCTTCGCGAAAGCACGCCGGTGCTATGGGGCAGTCACAAAGCGGACTGCACATAGAGGAAACTGCATGtgcttcttcccctccccccccccccgtctgTCGTTCGTTTGTCTCCTCATCCCCTCTTGCTGGCGCTACAGAATGTGGGGGACCGACTGAGGAGTGTGCCGTGcgcaagaggggggggggcagcgtACGTGAAAAGCCCCCACTGCGCATGCGTGTTCTTGCAGAGGCAGGGGGGCGGTCCAGGTACACTTGAGTCGGGGAGCGGCTGGTTGACTGACTCCGAAGCGCATTGCTGCAGTCGACGCTGGGTGAAATGCGCAGTATCGCTACCTGCTCGACGGATAGTCTGCCCACAACGgtgttgtgcgtgtggtCATGTCTCCTCTTTTCATGCGTGTACACATACTTGCCACACCTTTCaacttctccttcctccctcccgtGACGCGGATGTgcccacgcccacgccgACACCCACGCGCATCTGTATGGCATAAGCGAGAAGCGAAACCGAAAACAAGCCTGGATCAAGCGGGAGTCATCTCTCTCCACAAGCCTCAGCACCAAACCGTGAGTTGTAGGAAAGCGCACGGGGTAACGTGTCTCGGCCTCCTTGTT is drawn from Leishmania braziliensis MHOM/BR/75/M2904 complete genome, chromosome 26 and contains these coding sequences:
- a CDS encoding putative CDP-diacylglycerol--inositol 3-phosphatidyltransferase, with the translated sequence MAPKPASPNPVKIFCFVPNIIGYFRIAASIAAYLVARDYPALCLLLYTVSFVLDTVDGKVARALDQCSHLGSILDMLTDRASTAGFLLVLDGVLQPMPYRYTCALAMLLFLDVGSHFCRMYASVFASKVSHKDVSDSIFWLLRVYYSKRHVMGVLCVGQEFAYIFLYAWASYASITELGSVFWCAFVVCAVPCFLKQVVNVQQLVDSLYHIACVDAQERCAQGKRA